GATGGATTGACTTCGAAGTGGATTAAGCGAACCTAGTTTTAATTTCCGCTAACACTATAATGGGGATTATGTAACTGTATATGGTCCGTCTTTACATGTTTTACGTACTCTGATGCCTTTTCTCAATCAATTGTTATAATTATGCTGGTTTTTATTGTATTCTAAGCAAtaggtgacattttttttaaaaaaatagcagtCAACCGtgttataaagaaaataataaaatcttATGCCGAATTGAACAGTATAGATAGAATACCGATTCTAGGACTTGTATCTAGCAATGAGGTGTAGTTCTCATCAtcgattgtttttttcttttcttctatttTAGGAACAACACAGTCAACATGCTTGGAGTGTAGTCAAAGATTTCAGTATGATTTTCCGTATGTGGCCCATGTAAGATTTCGTTGTCCGAAGAAAGCCTACAATTCCGAATCTAACTCAGAACAGCTGGCCAAGGACAATAGAGAACTGGAACCTCGAAACGCCATGGTATCTACAACCAAATATAACAAGTTATCCATTTACCAGCCACAAAAAGAGAACCACAAGCCCACCACAGACTTTCACAACTTGGCCAGGGATTTAGAGAATTTTAGAAGCCCTAGTTCGTCATCTTTCAGCTCTACCCCAGCAGCCAAATGTCATGTTACACGCCAGGACTCAGAGAGCCTCTCTGATAATCTTCATAAAGCCAAAAGAAAGTATGAGGAGCACTTGGAGGACAACAGATCGAGACGGATGGAAACTTCAGGGAGGTTTATGGACAGGCCCGTACCTTCTTCTAAGGAGGACTTGGTGTGTAGTCCTCAGTcattcagaggcagctcttacttTAATGTAGAGGAAGGAGGACAGTTATATGCTCCACCAAGTCCAGAGACTGGAGAAGCCAAGAGAAGCGCATTTGTAGAAGTGAAAAAGGCTTCTAGGGGAGTGGAAGACGCTGAGCCAAGCTCTGAGAGTAAAGAAAGGTCTCCTTCCCACCCAAGCAGTCCAAGTGGGGAAAAGAGATTAAACCTTAGACCAGAAAATCAGTCAGAGGACAATGCAGCCATGGGCAGCGCTTTTACTAGCGTGCCCCAGATGATAAACCAAGATCAGGAAAGGAAAAGTGCTTTCTCGCAACCTACCAGAAGCAGCTTCAACCATGTAACTCCACTACAGGTGATGGGGCAAAAACTGGTATCCAGCGGGGTAAGTTTGGATTGCCACGGAGACAGTGTTGGGCCACCCAGGCTATTTCAGCCTGATCCTCTCTCAGTTAAGCTTCAGGGTCCTGAATTAAATGGCAACTGCACATTGCCGGGAAGTATGCCAAAGCAAAGTCCCTTCCTCTTTGCAACTACTTTTTGGCCAAAGAGCACACCTGCACCCCTTCAATTACAGCTGCCTTCCACCCTTACCCTATTGCCTCCTTCCTTCACCTCTCTGTGTCTGCCAGCTCAAAATTGGTGTGCCAAATGCAATGCTTCCTTTAGGATGACGTCTGATTTGGTGTACCACATGAGGTCCCACCACAAGAAAGAGTATGCCATGGAACCATTGGTGAAAAGGAGGAGAGAGGAAAAACTCAAGTGCCCCATATGTAATGAATCCTTCAGGGAACGTCACCACCTATCCAGGCACATGACCTCTCATAATTAAATTCATGGACAACTTTATTACT
The sequence above is a segment of the Eleutherodactylus coqui strain aEleCoq1 chromosome 7, aEleCoq1.hap1, whole genome shotgun sequence genome. Coding sequences within it:
- the PRDM8 gene encoding PR domain zinc finger protein 8, which codes for MSVMEEAAVQKTIWDGDAKAVQQCLTDIFTSVYTTCDIPENAIFGPCVLSHTSLYDSIAFIALKSTDKRTVPYIFRVDTSAANGSSEGLMWLRLVQSARNKEEQNLEAYIKNGQLFYRSLRRIVKDEELLVWYGKELTDLLLLHPARTQGKTPGTTQSTCLECSQRFQYDFPYVAHVRFRCPKKAYNSESNSEQLAKDNRELEPRNAMVSTTKYNKLSIYQPQKENHKPTTDFHNLARDLENFRSPSSSSFSSTPAAKCHVTRQDSESLSDNLHKAKRKYEEHLEDNRSRRMETSGRFMDRPVPSSKEDLVCSPQSFRGSSYFNVEEGGQLYAPPSPETGEAKRSAFVEVKKASRGVEDAEPSSESKERSPSHPSSPSGEKRLNLRPENQSEDNAAMGSAFTSVPQMINQDQERKSAFSQPTRSSFNHVTPLQVMGQKLVSSGVSLDCHGDSVGPPRLFQPDPLSVKLQGPELNGNCTLPGSMPKQSPFLFATTFWPKSTPAPLQLQLPSTLTLLPPSFTSLCLPAQNWCAKCNASFRMTSDLVYHMRSHHKKEYAMEPLVKRRREEKLKCPICNESFRERHHLSRHMTSHN